GGCTCAACTGCAAACCAACCAATTAGCGGTGGCACAGCTCCTGAAAAGCTACCAATTACGGTGTTACTAACAAGTTTTCTTTTTGCATAAAGCGAGTAAACGACTACATACAAAAAGACCCCGATAACGCCTAGAACCCCTGCTTGCCAAGTTGTCATAAATAACATAATCGTACCGACAACACCTAGCACAAGCGCGACCATTAAGGCACGCTTACCAGAAATTTTCCCGGTCATTGTTGGTCTGTTTTTTGTTCTTTCCATAATTCCGTCAATATCACGGTCGATGACATTATTAAAAGCGCCCGAAGCAGCTACGATAAGTGCTGAACCGACGATAGTAAAAAATATCACGTCTACATTTTGAATAAAAGAAATTCCATTTAACTGAAAGGCTAACCACATACCTGTAAAAGCAGTAATCGTATTGGAATTCACGATACCAATTTTCACAAGCTCGGTAAAATCACGGACAGTAAATCTACTCGCCGATAACTCCCCAGTCTTTTCTATCTGATTCACTTTTTCTCCCCCTAACACTTGCTGATATAAACCAGTGATTGCGAACTGATAGATATCCTATACCCTTATTATGTGAAAAATACGCCCCTTTTGTCAATAAATCGGCTTTAGTCTTGTACGCTTTACTTCTTTAAATAAACACGCTACAATTAGTTTGATGTGTACGCATGAACTTATACATAGAAACAATTTTT
This portion of the Listeria cossartiae subsp. cossartiae genome encodes:
- the cyoE gene encoding heme o synthase translates to MNQIEKTGELSASRFTVRDFTELVKIGIVNSNTITAFTGMWLAFQLNGISFIQNVDVIFFTIVGSALIVAASGAFNNVIDRDIDGIMERTKNRPTMTGKISGKRALMVALVLGVVGTIMLFMTTWQAGVLGVIGVFLYVVVYSLYAKRKLVSNTVIGSFSGAVPPLIGWFAVEPSFSIVPIMLFLVMFCWQPPHFYAIAIKRKEEYAAAGIPMLPVVKGIERTKKSMFFWVILLTILPFFMFELGIVYVILATLLNIGWLALSIYGFKMEDSIKWAKWMFIYSLNYMTILFVAMVVISIFL